In one window of Electrophorus electricus isolate fEleEle1 chromosome 15, fEleEle1.pri, whole genome shotgun sequence DNA:
- the gosr1 gene encoding Golgi SNAP receptor complex member 1: MAGGNSNYWEDLRKQARQLENELDLKLVSFSKLCTSYSSSRDGRRGDSSDTTPLLNNSTQDRMFETMSVEIEQLLAKLTGVNDKMAEYTSTPGVTSLNAALMHTLQRHRDILQDYTHEFHKTKSNFLAVREREDLLGSVRKDIETYKSGSGVNNRRTELFLKEHEHLRNSDRLIEDTISIAMATKENMTSQRGMLKSIQSRVNTLANRFPAINSLIQRINLRKRRDSLILGGVIGICTIILLLYAFH, from the exons ATGGCGGGAGGAAACAGCAACTACTGGGAAG ATTTGCGAAAGCAGGCCAGACAGTTGGAAAATGAGCTCGACCTGAAATTGGTGTCATTCAGCAAGCTTTGCACCAGCTACAGCAGTTCTCGAGATGGTCGGCGAGGAGACAG CTCTGACACAACACCCCTTCTTAATAACTCTACTCAAGACAGAATGTTTGAGACCATGTCAGTAGAGATTGAGCAACTTCTTGCAAAG CTTACAGGGGTGAATGATAAGATGGCAGAGTACACTAGCACTCCAGGTGTGACATCGCTCAATGCTGCACTGATGCACACGctccagaggcacagagacataCTACAG GATTACACGCATGAGTTTCACAAAACCAAATCCAACTTTTTAGcggtgcgagagagagaggatcttCTTGGGTCTGTCAGGAAAGACATCGA GACATATAAGAGTGGCTCAGGTGTGAACAACAGACGAACGGAGCTTTTCCTGAAGGAGCACGAGCACCTAAGAAA CTCAGATCGACTTATTGAAGACACAATAAG caTTGCAATGGCAACCAAGGAGAACATGACATCACAGCGTGGCATGTTGAAGTCCATTCAGAGCAGAGTGAACACTCTGGCTa ATCGGTTCCCTGCCATTAACAGCCTCATCCAGCGAATCAACTTGAGGAAAAGGCGGGACTCGTTAATTCTGGGCGGAGTCATTGGCATCTGCACCATTATTCTGCTGCTTTACGCATTTCACTGA